The Pelobates fuscus isolate aPelFus1 chromosome 2, aPelFus1.pri, whole genome shotgun sequence genome has a segment encoding these proteins:
- the OSTM1 gene encoding osteopetrosis-associated transmembrane protein 1 isoform X2, with amino-acid sequence MMAPSDYIVLCFLLRCVWLVSSWSSSNVDGVGGSDLLPKSLWAEELSLSLLPSYYSSPDLSKDPDVCIQLLHEYANSSAALSGCLVKYARPVRICQGCHKEYVYLKAVMAKITSQKYPLNSTYSCALSLLQSDRVHMLVSLNDFFDDTWDDCKCESCLQNNNTEVRDTTIEFMGLYKELNTCFIQYMQNMEEPPFQISEGNYSKVCQNCNGSYKSLNTQYSNLEHSKSLCIDLEDAMNGTRILWSKTFNCTVPCTDTVPVIAVSAFILFLPFIFYLSTFLHSEQKKLRLVLREG; translated from the exons ATGATGGCCCCCAGTGACTacattgtgttgtgttttttattaCGTTGTGTGTGGTTAGTATCAAGCTGGTCTTCAAGCAATGTTGATGGAGTAGGTGGTTCTGACTTGTTGCCCAAGTCACTCTGGGCAGAAGAGCTGTCACTCTCCCTTCTCCCATCCTACTACTCCTCTCCAGATCTCTCTAAAGACCCAGATGTCTGTATTCAACTTCTACATGAATATGCCAACAGCAGTGCTGCCCTCAGTGGGTGCTTGGTGAAGTATGCAAGGCCAGTGCGAATATGCCAAGGGTGCCATAAAGAATATGTGTATCTGAAGGCGGTCATGGCTAAGATTACATCACAAAAG TACCCACTGAATAGTACGTACAGTTGTGCACTGAGTCTCCTGCAGTCAGACCGGGTCCACATGCTTGTGAGCCTCAATGATTTCTTTGATGACACATGGGATGATTGCAAGTGTGAAA gttGCTTGCAGAACAATAACACAGAGGTACGAGACACTACCATAGAATTTATGGGGCTGTATAAAGAACTGAACACATGCTTTATTCAGTATATGCAGAACATGGAg gagcCTCCATTTCAAATATCAGAGGGCAATTACTCAAAAGTGTGCCAGAACTGTAATGGGAGTTACAAAAGTCTCAACACTCAGTATAGTAACCTGGAACATTCAAAATCTCTGTGCATTGACTTGGAAGATGCT ATGAACGGTACTCGAATACTTTGGAGCAAAACATTCAACTGCACTGTACCCTGTACGGACACGGTTCCAGTGATTGCTGTGTCTGCGTTCATTCTGTTTCTACCATTCATCTTCTATCTCAGCACTTTCCTGCACTCTGAGCAAAAGAAGCTAAGACTTGTCTTAC GTGAAGGCTGA
- the OSTM1 gene encoding osteopetrosis-associated transmembrane protein 1 isoform X1: MMAPSDYIVLCFLLRCVWLVSSWSSSNVDGVGGSDLLPKSLWAEELSLSLLPSYYSSPDLSKDPDVCIQLLHEYANSSAALSGCLVKYARPVRICQGCHKEYVYLKAVMAKITSQKYPLNSTYSCALSLLQSDRVHMLVSLNDFFDDTWDDCKCESCLQNNNTEVRDTTIEFMGLYKELNTCFIQYMQNMEEPPFQISEGNYSKVCQNCNGSYKSLNTQYSNLEHSKSLCIDLEDAMNGTRILWSKTFNCTVPCTDTVPVIAVSAFILFLPFIFYLSTFLHSEQKKLRLVLPKRFASSASLAHIQDLNN, from the exons ATGATGGCCCCCAGTGACTacattgtgttgtgttttttattaCGTTGTGTGTGGTTAGTATCAAGCTGGTCTTCAAGCAATGTTGATGGAGTAGGTGGTTCTGACTTGTTGCCCAAGTCACTCTGGGCAGAAGAGCTGTCACTCTCCCTTCTCCCATCCTACTACTCCTCTCCAGATCTCTCTAAAGACCCAGATGTCTGTATTCAACTTCTACATGAATATGCCAACAGCAGTGCTGCCCTCAGTGGGTGCTTGGTGAAGTATGCAAGGCCAGTGCGAATATGCCAAGGGTGCCATAAAGAATATGTGTATCTGAAGGCGGTCATGGCTAAGATTACATCACAAAAG TACCCACTGAATAGTACGTACAGTTGTGCACTGAGTCTCCTGCAGTCAGACCGGGTCCACATGCTTGTGAGCCTCAATGATTTCTTTGATGACACATGGGATGATTGCAAGTGTGAAA gttGCTTGCAGAACAATAACACAGAGGTACGAGACACTACCATAGAATTTATGGGGCTGTATAAAGAACTGAACACATGCTTTATTCAGTATATGCAGAACATGGAg gagcCTCCATTTCAAATATCAGAGGGCAATTACTCAAAAGTGTGCCAGAACTGTAATGGGAGTTACAAAAGTCTCAACACTCAGTATAGTAACCTGGAACATTCAAAATCTCTGTGCATTGACTTGGAAGATGCT ATGAACGGTACTCGAATACTTTGGAGCAAAACATTCAACTGCACTGTACCCTGTACGGACACGGTTCCAGTGATTGCTGTGTCTGCGTTCATTCTGTTTCTACCATTCATCTTCTATCTCAGCACTTTCCTGCACTCTGAGCAAAAGAAGCTAAGACTTGTCTTAC ccaaGAGATTTGCATCAAGTGCGAGCTTAGCACACATACAGGATCTCAATAACTGA